A window of the Hordeum vulgare subsp. vulgare chromosome 5H, MorexV3_pseudomolecules_assembly, whole genome shotgun sequence genome harbors these coding sequences:
- the LOC123396493 gene encoding uncharacterized protein LOC123396493: protein MLLPRDSNGDAARAPLLASYRVALSPGDPLLAKPPRPEWLSFLRGGPTSAVGAAVDWGSVRSTCTEWIKHPMNIALLLWLLCVGASGGMLVLLLLGLLDRAFPAPAARTHWVEVNNQVLNALFTLMSLYQHPALFHHVFLLCRWRMPGDAAELRAAYCGEGGGPPRRGERAHMAVVVALLHLTVVCQYALCWLYWGFTERSRPELAEDGFVALGVGAPVAAAVYTVCSPLGKDPSSDLAACSDTASLRQQCPTMASHAVAVVEPEWAGGMFDCGGEAAAGCCLSLSCTFCVFGWNAERLGFGNACVHATTFALMCFAPLWVLGVTALHVHDVAVGDVVGGAGVLLCAGGLLYGGYWRVQMRRKFRLPGSTACCGSKSATDYARWMFCWPCALAQEVRTASRYHIDGESFFHRNAVAAATTNDEPLLIAAHRTAIAASDHEGSSKSDGHLVVVVHDEMAPPAVVQVVVAGDDDTCAQCDAVHVEKKIDAIGVVEEDGSSLLALNGEMVDHRLSGGRWRAEKVRRMINVVTMVSLLLLLYTRGSIL, encoded by the coding sequence ATGCTTCTTCCTCGCGACAGCAATGGCGACGCCGCGCGCGCCCCGTTACTCGCCAGCTACCGCGTCGCGCTCTCGCCGGGCGATCCCCTCCTAGCCAAGCCTCCTAGGCCAGAATGGCTCAGTTTCTTACGCGGTGGCCCGACGTCGGCCGTTGGGGCCGCCGTGGACTGGGGCTCCGTGCGGTCGACGTGCACGGAGTGGATCAAGCACCCCATGAACATCGCGCTGTTACTCTGGCTCCTCTGCGTGGGCGCCTCCGGCGGTAtgctcgtgctcctcctcctcgggctcctcgacCGTGCGTTCCCGGCGCCGGCGGCGAGGACCCACTGGGTCGAGGTCAACAACCAGGTGCTCAACGCGCTCTTCACGCTCATGAGCCTCTACCAGCACCCGGCCCTTTTCCACCACGTCTTCCTGCTCTGCCGCTGGCGCATGCCCGGCGACGCCGCCGAGCTCCGCGCCGCGTACTGCGGCGAGGGCGGCGGCCCGCCGCGCCGCGGCGAGCGCGCGCACATGGCCGTAGTCGTCGCGCTGCTCCACCTCACCGTCGTCTGCCAGTACGCGCTGTGCTGGCTCTACTGGGGCTTCACCGAGAGGTCCCGCCCCGAGCTCGCAGAGGACGGCTTCGTCGCGCTTGGCGTCGGAGCGCCGGTCGCCGCCGCCGTGTACACCGTGTGCAGCCCGCTGGGAAAAGACCCGTCCAGCGACCTGGCCGCGTGCTCCGACACCGCCTCGCTGAGACAGCAATGCCCCACCATGGCGTCGCACGCCGTGGCGGTGGTCGAGCCGGAGTGGGCGGGCGGCATGTTCGACTGCGGCGGGGAAGCGGCGGCGGGGTGctgcctctccctctcctgcaCCTTCTGCGTCTTCGGGTGGAACGCGGAGAGGCTCGGCTTCGGCAACGCGTGCGTGCACGCCACCACGTTCGCGCTCATGTGCTTCGCGCCGCTGTGGGTGTTGGGCGTCACGGCGCTCCACGTCCACGACGTGGCCGTCGGCGACGTGGTCGGCGGCGCCGGCGTGCTGCTCTGCGCGGGCGGCCTCCTCTACGGCGGGTACTGGAGGGTCCAGATGAGGAGGAAGTTCCGGCTCCCGGGGAGCACCGCGTGCTGCGGCTCCAAGTCGGCCACGGACTACGCACGGTGGATGTTCTGCTGGCCGTGCGCGCTGGCGCAGGAGGTACGCACGGCGAGCCGCTACCACATCGATGGCGAGAGCTTCTTCCACAGgaacgccgtcgccgccgccaccacgaaCGACGAGCCATTGCTCATCGCGGCACACAGGACTGCGATTGCGGCGTCGGATCACGAGGGATCATCAAAATCAGATGGGcacttggtggtggttgttcatGACGAAATGGCTCCACCGGCTGTGGTTCAGGTTGTGGTGGCGGGAGACGACGACACATGCGCGCAATGCGATGCCGTTCATGTTGAGAAGAAGATTGATGCCATCGGCGTGGTAGAGGAGGATGGATCGTCTTTGTTGGCGTTGAATGGAGAAATGGTGGACCACAGATTGTCTGGTGGAAGGTGGAGGGCGGAGAAGGTGAGGAGGATGATCAATGTGGTCACCATGGTGTCCTTGCTCCTCCTTCTGTACACAAGGGGATCTATTCTTTAG